The following proteins are encoded in a genomic region of Mesoplodon densirostris isolate mMesDen1 chromosome 12, mMesDen1 primary haplotype, whole genome shotgun sequence:
- the LOC132499893 gene encoding UDP-N-acetylglucosamine--peptide N-acetylglucosaminyltransferase 110 kDa subunit-like — protein MASSVGNVADSTEPMKHMLSFQGLAELAHREYQAGDFETAERHCMQLWRQEPGNTGVLLLLSSLHFQCRRLDRSAHFSTLAIKQNPLLAEAYSNLGRVYKERGQLQEAIEHYRHALRLKPDFIDGSINLAAALAAAGDMEGAVQAYVSALQYNPSLYCVHSDLGNLLKALGGLEEAKACYLKAIEMQLNFAVAWSNLGCVFNAQGEIWLAIHHFEKAVTLDPNFLDAYINLGNVFNEARIFDRAVAAYLRALSLSPNHAVVHGNLACVYYEQGLVDLAIDTHRRAIELQPHFPDAYCNLANALKEKGSVAEAEDCYHTALRLCPTHADSLHNLANIKGEQGNSEEAVRLYRKALELCPDFADAHSNLASVLKQQGKRHEALMHYKEAIRISPTFADAYCNMGNTLWELQDVQGALQCYTRAVQINPAFADAHSNLTSIHQDSGNIPEAIASDRTVLKLQPDFPDAYCNLAHCLQVVCDWTDYDERMKKLVSIVADQLEKNRLPSVQPHHSMLYPLPHGFRKAIAERHGNLCLANISALHKPPYEHPKDLKLSDGRLHVGYVSSDFGNHPTSHLMQSIPGMHNPDKFEIFCYALSPHDGTNCRAKVMAEANHFTDLSQIPCNEKAADRIHQDGIHILVNMNGYSRGARNELFALRPAPIQAMWLGYPGTSGMLFMDYIITDQETSPAEVAEQYSEKLAYMPHTFFIGDHANMFPHLKKKAVIDFKSNGHLYDNRIVLNGIDLQAFLDSLSDVQIVKMKCPDGEDNADSSNTALTMPVIPMNTVAEAVIEMINRGQIQIPMNGFSISNGLATTLINNKAATGEEVPRTIIVTTRSQYGLPEDAIVYCNFNQLYKIDPSTLQMWANILKRVPNSVLWLLRFPAAGEANIQQYAQNVGLPPNRVIFSPVATKEEHVWRGQLADVCLDTPLCNGHTTGMDVLWAGTPMVTMPGETLASRVAGSQLTCLGCLELIAKNRQEYEEIAVKLGTDLEYLKKIRGKVWKQRTSSPLFNTKQYTMELERLYLQMWEHYAAGNKPDHMIKPVEVTESAYITTVCPGELPL, from the coding sequence ATGGCGTCTTCCGTGGGCAATGTGGCCGACAGCACAGAACCAATGAAACATATGCTTTCCTTCCAAGGGTTAGCTGAGCTGGCACATCGAGAATATCAGGCAGGAGATTTTGAGACAGCTGAGAGACACTGCATGCAGCTCTGGAGACAAGAGCCAGGCAATACTGGTGTACTTTTATTGCTTTCATCTCTACACTTCCAGTGTCGAAGGCTGGACAGATCTGCCCACTTTAGTACTCTGGCAATTAAACAGAACCCTCTTCTGGCAGAAGCCTATTCAAATTTGGGGAGAGTGTACAAGGAAAGAGGGCAGTTGCAGGAAGCAATTGAGCATTACCGGCATGCATTGCGTCTCAAACCAGATTTCATCGATGGTTCTATTAACCTGGCAGCCGCTTTGGCAGCAGCAGGCGACATGGAAGGGGCAGTACAAGCTTACGTCTCTGCTCTTCAGTACAATCCTTCTTTGTACTGTGTTCACAGTGACCTGGGGAACCTGCTCAAAGCCCTGGGTGGCTTAGAAGAAGCCAAGGCATGTTATTTGAAAGCAATTGAGATGCAACTGAACTTTGCAGTAGCttggagtaatcttggctgtgttTTCAATGCACAAGGGGAGATTTGGCTTGCAATTCATCACTTTGAAAAGGCTGTCACCCTTGACCCCAATTTTCTGGATGCTTATATCAATTTAGGAAATGTCTTCAATGAGGCACGGATTTTTGACAGAGCTGTGGCAGCTTACCTTCGTGCCCTAAGCTTGAGTCCAAATCATGCAGTGGTACATGGCAACCTGGCTTGTGTATACTACGAGCAAGGCCTGGTGGATCTGGCAATAGACACCCACAGGCGAGCTATTGAATTGCAaccacatttccctgatgcttactgCAACCTAGCCAACGCTCTCAAAGAGAAGGGCAGTGTTGCTGAAGCAGAAGATTGTTATCATACAGCTCTCCGGCTGTGTCCCACCCATGCAGACTCTCTGCATAACCTAGCCAATATCAAAGGAGAACAGGGAAACAGTGAAGAGGCAGTTCGCTTGTATCGTAAAGCATTAGAGCTCTGCCCAGACTTTGCTGATGCCCATTCAAATTTAGCAAGTGTATTGAAGCAGCAGGGAAAACGGCACGAAGCTCTGATGCATTATAAGGAGGCTATTCGAATCAGTCCTACCTTTGCTGATGCGTACTGTAATATGGGAAACACTCTATGGGAGCTGCAGGATGTTCAGGGAGCCTTGCAGTGTTATACTCGTGCCGTTCAGATCAACCCTGCATTTGCGGATGCCCACAGCAATCTGACTTCCATTCACCAGGATTCAGGGAATATTCCAGAAGCAATTGCTTCTGATCGCACTGTTCTGAAGCTTCAACCTGATTTTCCTGACGCTTATTGTAATTTGGCTCATTGCCTGCAGGTTGTCTGTGATTGGACAGACTATGATGAGCGAATGAAGAAGTTGGTCAGCATTGTGGCTGACCAGTTGGAGAAGAATAGGTTGCCTTCTGTGCAGCCTCATCATAGTATGCTCTATCCTCTTCCTCATGGCTTCAGAAAGGCTATTGCTGAGAGGCATGGGAACCTCTGCTTGGCTAATATAAGTGCCCTTCATAAACCACCATATGAACATCCAAAAGACTTGAAGCTCAGTGACGGTCGACTGCATGTAGGATACGTGAGTTCTGACTTTGGGAACCATCCTACTTCTCACCTTATGCAGTCTATTCCAGGCATGCACAATCCTGATAAATTTGAGATATTCTGTTATGCCCTGAGCCCACATGATGGCACAAACTGCCGAGCGAAGGTGATGGCAGAAGCCAATCATTTCACTGATCTTTCTCAGATTCCATGCAATGAGAAAGCAGCTGATCGCATCCATCAAGATGGTATACACATCCTTGTAAATATGAATGGTTATAGCAGGGGTGCTCGAAATGAACTCTTTGCTCTCAGGCCAGCTCCTATTCAGGCAATGTGGCTGGGGTACCCTGGGACTAGTGGCATGCTTTTCATGGATTATATCATCACTGATCAGGAAACATCACCTGCTGAagttgctgagcagtattctgaGAAACTGGCTTATATGCCCCATACGTTTTTTATTGGTGATCATGCTAATATGTTCCCTCACCTGAAGAAAAAAGCCGTCATCGATTTTAAGTCCAATGGGCACCTTTATGACAATCGGATTGTGCTGAATGGCATCGACCTCCAAGCATTTCTTGATAGTCTATCAGATGTGCAAATAGTCAAGATGAAATGTCCTGATGGAGAAGACAACGCAGACAGCAGTAATACAGCTCTTACTATGCCTGTCATTCCTATGAATACTGTTGCAGAAGCAGTTATTGAAATGATTAACAGAGGACAAATTCAGATTCCAATGAATGGATTCAGTATTAGCAATGGCCTGGCAACTACCCTGATCAACAATAAGGCTGCCACTGGAGAGGAGGTTCCCCGTACCATTATTGTAACCACACGTTCTCAGTATGGGTTACCGGAAGATGCCATTGTGTACTGTaactttaatcagttatacaaaatTGACCCATCTACTTTGCAGATGTGGGCAAATATTCTGAAGCGTGTTCCCAATAGTGTACTGTGGCTGTTGCGTTTTCCAGCAGCAGGAGAAGCGAATATTCAACAGTACGCACAAAATGTGGGCCTTCCCCCGAACCgtgtcattttttcccctgttgctACTAAAGAGGAACATGTTTGGAGAGGCCAGCTGGCTGATGTCTGCTTGGACACTCCACTCTGTAATGGACACACCACAGGGATGGACGTCCTTTGGGCAGGGACCCCCATGGTGACTATGCCAGGAGAGACTCTTGCTTCCCGAGTTGCAGGTTCCCAGCTCACTTGTTTAGGCTGTCTTGAGCTGATTGCTAAAAATAGGCAAGAATATGAAGAGATAGCTGTGAAACTGGGAACTGATCTCGAATACCTGAAGAAAATTCGTGGCAAAGTCTGGAAGCAGAGAACATCTAGCCCTCTGTTCAACACCAAACAATACACCATGGAACTAGAGCGGCTCTATCTACAGATGTGGGAGCATTATGCAGCTGGCAACAAACCTGATCACATGATTAAGCCTGTTGAAGTCACTGAGTCGGCCTACATAACGACTGTGTGCCCAGGAGAATTACCCCTGTAG